In a single window of the Elaeis guineensis isolate ETL-2024a chromosome 6, EG11, whole genome shotgun sequence genome:
- the LOC105047609 gene encoding uncharacterized protein At4g00950, whose protein sequence is MAMVRPKFVDTDPSSTPPKLSLYSLPSQRRRPAGMATPPLRVPVSVPFSWEEAPGKPRKEPGLRDSRPSPSHGWHRGLDLPPRMVVEEMRSNNLSSIAAVHDGPYSLGRAATCSSFSFGENPVKSKERGVWFWRRGRGRKVRRDRNWEMSFRGLKGFIISPSLSSSSQSSAGSSVGDGVGNEEEEEEEEEEEAKHDRKVRITRFRRTKSLASVSSHATSHLWAGIYGSLKQFVPWRKERAL, encoded by the exons ATGGCGATGGTGAGACCCAAGTTCGTCGACACGGACCCCAGCTCCACGCCCCCAAAGCTCTCCCTCTACTCTCTTCCAAGCCAACGGCGAAGGCCGGCCGGGATGGCAACTCCGCCCCTTCGTGTCCCCGTCTCCGTCCCTTTTTCATGGGAGGAGGCCCCCGGGAAGCCCAGGAAAGAGCCCGGCCTTCGCGATTCCAGGCCGAGTCCAAGCCACGGATGGCACCGGGGCTTGGACCTCCCGCCGAGGATGGTGGTGGAGGAGATGAGGAGCAACAACTTGTCCTCCATCGCCGCCGTCCACGACGGGCCATATAGTTTGGGCCGGGCCGCCACCTGCTCCTCTTTCTCCTTCGGAGAGAATCCGGTTAAGAGTAAGGAGAGAGGGGTGTGGTTTTGGAGGAGGGGAAGAGGGAGGAAGGTGAGAAGGGATAGGAATTGGGAGATGAGTTTTAGGGGTTTGAAGGGTTTTATCATTTCCCCTTCTCTTTCGTCTTCATCTCAGTCTTCTGCTGGCTCCAGCGTTGGAGATGGGGTTGGCaatgaggaagaggaggaggaggaggaggaggaggaagctaAACATGACAGGAAGGTCAGAATTACAAGGTTTAGGAGGACCAAGAGCCTGGCAAGTGTCTCCTCTCATGCTACCTCTCACCTGTGG GCCGGCATTTATGGGAGCCTGAAGCAATTTGTACCGTGGAGGAAGGAACGAGCGCTCTAA
- the LOC105047610 gene encoding uncharacterized protein, which produces MGEREASASLQQMMHDGAYPTYFGVSCAFVALHLMSRTRRRLDVEHAQRCRLGELMLRGSAQLLGLLVERVQTREEALEEKLKKAELEVDELKQRRTEDAKANEKVASIFAAHEQSWIVGRKSLMRQIQALVNEMRILKARNEEVILDLRRRVEEDESAMRTKDEALEEGARKRRELEEKLRLAEEAMQELEERTKKEAQERSAELWTHKTAFVELVSNQRQLEAEMARALRQAEAAKQELEEVFDRKEEAVAMVENLSGEIVKLQKDAEQKDKILSAMLRKSKLDTAAKQMMLKEVKISKAKKKQAELEMERWKNMWESRHRKGSRAAHSLDIGCSQSRRAELQIESSGYCSRTQLSEFLEAENRKEHESSSAKGESIITTIECLDRDSTDGSDEPVSDDFERLQDWVRLETEKYATILEQRHHAEIEAFTEQLRVKDEKLEAFRWQLLSMELESKRLQSHIEGLDGNLSHFKEENLKLEALLLDKEKELKLLKEQIRYHVQHCQKNNSIFSPSSDYMKKSSSSSEACDSQVPWSEVKITKRKQKKKEQESKSSIVRDTQKAENIAREMDGRNVNEETKLMQLESHKNGPFIYKENAAIDTTAISPTNVAPPADKNFEGNTIVCISETPSEEPEGEANISRDKAESIILTSHSPEEEIEEEKEVSMDPGNVHSMNSIQEGANVDDKLSSIGSSIVKKDSSWRMDVHALGVSYKIKRMKQQLLVIEKLAESQSMKQLTTKDDASNDRADENRQQDKGFMIMMSSLHKQVKRYQSLEEKTDDLCQRMHENYRSGSSRDSQTGRTKEQTEALKRFLEETFQLQRYMVATGQKLLEIQSRVASGFAGDCELGESVGFNKRLFADNVRTLFREIQRGLEVRLARIIGDIEGTLASDGILHR; this is translated from the exons ATGGGCGAGAGAGAGGCTTCTGCTTCGCTCCAACAAATGATGCATGATGGCGCCTATCCAACGTATTTCGGCGTTTCGTGCGCTTTCGTCGCTCTCCATCTCATGTCGAGGACGAGGAGGAGGCTCGATGTGGAGCACGCCCAACGGTGCCGCCTGGGCGAATTGATGCTTCGAGGGAGCGCGCAGCTCCTGGGGTTGCTCGTAGAGAGAGTTCAAACAAGGGAAGAAGCACTGGAGGAGAAGCTGAAGAAGGCTGAACTGGAGGTTGATGAGCTGAAACAGAGGAGAACTGAGGATGCCAAGGCCAATGAGAAGGTTGCGAGCATCTTCGCCGCCCACGAACAGAGCTGGATCGTAGGAAGGAAGAGCCTCATGCGTCAGATCCAAGCCCTCGTCAACGAGATGCGGATCCTGAAGGCGAGGAATGAAGAGGTCATACTGGACTTGAGGAGGAGAGTCGAGGAGGACGAGTCTGCGATGCGAACGAAGGATGAAGCCTTGGAGGAAGGAGCGAGGAAGAGGAGAGAGTTGGAGGAGAAGCTGCGATTGGCTGAGGAAGCGATGCAGGAATTGGAAGAGAGGACGAAGAAGGAGGCACAGGAGCGCTCGGCGGAGCTTTGGACGCATAAGACGGCGTTCGTGGAGCTCGTCTCCAACCAGCGCCAACTCGAAGCGGAGATGGCTCGTGCCCTCCGGCAAGCCGAGGCGGCGAAGCAGGAGCTGGAGGAAGTCTTCGACCGGAAGGAGGAAGCGGTTGCGATGGTCGAGAATCTTTCTGGAGAGATTGTGAAGCTTCAGAAGGATGCCGAGCAGAAGGATAAGATCCTGTCGGCCATGTTGAGGAAATCCAAGCTCGACACGGCGGCGAAACAGATGATGCTGAAGGAGGTAAAGATATCGAAGGCAAAGAAGAAACAGGCCGAGTTGGAGATGGAGAGGTGGAAGAACATGTGGGAGTCGCGGCATAGGAAGGGATCGAGGGCGGCACACTCTTTGGACATAGGCTGTTCTCAGAGCCGAAGAGCAGAATTGCAGATAGAGAGCAGTGGATACTGCTCCAGGACTCAGCTTTCAGAGTTCTTGGAAGCTGAGAATAGGAAAGAGCATGAATCTTCCTCCGCTAAGGGAGAAAGCATCATCACAACAATTGAATGTTTGGACCGGGACTCGACCGATGGGAGCGATGAGCCTG TCAGCGATGACTTTGAACGACTGCAAGATTGGGTTCGCTTGGAGACCGAGAAGTATGCAACCATCCTGGAGCAAAGGCATCATGCAGAGATAGAGGCATTCACAGAGCAATTGAGAGTCAAAGATGAGAAACTAGAAGCTTTTCGATGGCAGCTTCTAAGCATGGAGCTCGAGTCGAAGCGGCTTCAGTCTCACATAGAAGGACTCGATGGGAACCTATCCCACTTCAAAGAAGAGAACTTAAAATTGGAAGCCCTGTTGTTGGACAAGGAAAAGGAGCTGAAGTTGTTGAAAGAGCAAATCAGATACCATGTCCAACACTGCCAAAAGAACAACTCAATTTTTTCTCCCAGTTCTGACTACATGAAAAAGAGTTCTTCCAGTTCCGAGGCTTGTGATTCCCAGGTTCCTTGGTCAGAAGTGAAGATCACAAAGAggaaacaaaagaagaaagaacaaGAGTCAAAGTCCAGCATAGTTAGAGACACCCAGAAGGCAGAGAACATCGCTCGAGAGATGGATGGTCGGAATGTCAATGAAGAAACAAAACTGATGCAGCTGGAATCACACAAAAACGGACCATTTATATACAAAGAGAATGCAGCTATTGATACCACAGCAATTAGTCCAACTAATGTGGCACCACCAGCCGATAAAAATTTTGAGGGAAATACGATTGTCTGTATTAGTGAAACACCTTCAGAAGAACCTGAAGGAGAGGCGAATATATCGAGGGACAAAGCAGAGAGCATCATCCTGACATCCCACTCTCCCGAAGAAGAGatcgaagaagagaaagaagttaGCATGGACCCAGGTAATGTTCACTCAATGAATAGCATCCAAGAAGGTGCTAACGTTGATGATAAGTTGTCATCAATTGGGTCATCAATTGTAAAGAAGGATTCTTCTTGGAGAATGGACGTTCATGCTCTTGGAGTTTCTTacaagatcaaaaggatgaagcaGCAACTGCTCGTGATCGAAAAGCTGGCTGAATCTCAATCAATGAAACAGCTGACGACTAAGGATGATGCTTCGAATGACAGAGCTGATGAGAACAGGCAGCAAGATAAGGgattcatgataatgatgtcttcGCTACATAAACAAGTGAAACGGTATCAGTCTCTTGAAGAGAAGACAGACGACCTGTGCCAGAGAATG CACGAGAACTACCGATCTGGAAGCAGCCGGGATTCCCAAACTGGCAGGACAAAGGAACAAACTGAAGCACTCAAGCGCTTTCTGGAAGAAACCTTTCAGCTGCAAAGGTATATGGTGGCCACAGGCCAGAAGTTGCTGGAGATACAATCCAGGGTTGCTTCTGGCTTTGCTGGTGATTGCGAACTTGGTGAGTCTGTAGGGTTCAATAAAAGGCTGTTTGCAGATAATGTAAGAACTCTCTTTAGGGAAATACAGAGAGGTCTGGAGGTTCGACTAGCTCGAATTATTGGAGATATTGAGGGGACGCTAGCTTCTGATGGCATTCTTCACAGGTGA